One window of Bacteroidales bacterium genomic DNA carries:
- a CDS encoding DUF3098 domain-containing protein: protein MAKKQDEKKQADFALGPENYRLLLIGFAIIVLGFILMAGGKAPSPDVFNEKEIFSFRRITLAPMIVLAGFVFEIYAIMKKPRNSQPEE from the coding sequence ATGGCAAAGAAACAGGATGAGAAAAAACAGGCAGATTTTGCTCTGGGTCCGGAAAATTACCGGTTGCTGCTGATTGGCTTTGCAATCATCGTACTGGGATTTATCCTGATGGCCGGAGGGAAAGCTCCGAGTCCCGATGTTTTCAACGAGAAGGAAATTTTCAGTTTCCGCCGGATTACTCTGGCTCCCATGATTGTGCTGGCAGGTTTTGTCTTTGAGATCTATGCCATCATGAAAAAGCCCAGGAACTCACAGCCGGAAGAATAG